The DNA window tCGTGATCTCATTTTTCATTAGCTGACTttatgcccttttttttttttttttttttttttttttgagagacagggtctcactgtgtagccctgtcactatgtagaccaggctgacctcaaacttgtagagatcctcctgtctcggtctcccaagtactgagataaaaggcatgtgccattacCATGCCTGGCAACTTTGTGAATTCTTTAATCTGCATTAGGCAGGCTGCATGGGCAAACGCAGGTCTGGCCAGGAATAAGGGGAGAAGATAGATAAAGGTGAGGGCCCAGATTTAGTCTTAACCTATGGCATTGACAGGTGGAGAGCTCGCCACAGCCAAACCCACCTGCAGAACAGCTGAACAGTCTCAAACAGGCGCAAGACCCAGATCCCCGCTCTCCTACTCTTGGCATTGCTCGGACACCCATGAAGATCAGTGGTCCAGGTAAGTGACAGGCTCAGGGGATACCTGTGAAACTGACACCTATCCTAGGGAGCTATCACGaccatttttgttttcctggtttgtttggtttttgttgttctggGGTTTGGACCAAAGGTCTTAAGCGTGCCAGGGGCTCTATCCTCCTGTATTGGACTTTTCtcacttaaaaacattttcttacaTCGAttttgtgggggggagggggagggcacaCACCTGGCACAGTtcacatgtgaaggtcagggaATGGGGaatcggttctctccttctaccatggagCTTCTTGGGTTCCAACGCAGGCCATCAGGTTTGGCTCCTTCATCCACTAATCTGGTGTTTCtatcatttccttctttcttttttaagtcaaGGTCTCCCACTGTAGCCCGGGCTGGCCTGGGACTGGAGGCAACCCTACTTTAGTACTGGGAGTGTTAGACTTGCACACATGTACCACCACGCAAGGCCCTAGCCTGGCTGGGACGCCACCCAGCGCTTATGTGGGTCCTCTCTGTATCGCTTCTTTCCAGCCTGCGTTCACTCTCCCCCCGGTTCCCCCCTTCCCCCTGACCAGGAGCCCCAGTGCTCCCTCCGCTCCTTTCCCTCCTTGGGAAGCTACATACAGCttctctcccatcttccctcAGACTCTCAGTGTCCACTGGTGAAAGAGCTGAGCGAAGTGTTTGAGACCGAAGTGTCCGAGACAGAAGTGTCCGAATCGATTTCCTCTCCAGTGCTTGGTCTGCCCCAGGAAACCCCTTTATCTTCTGAACTGGACCTGCCTCCGGACCCGGATCCCCAGGTATCCCTTGAGGACCAGTTGCTGCCTTGGAGCCAGACTGAACTCAATTCCAAACAGGTGTTTGCCAAGGAGGAAGCAAAACAATCCACAGAAACCATGGTTTCTGGCCAGACCTCAGACAAGCCCTCCAGAGACCCAGAGACTCCCCAGTCCTCAGGTACAAAACTGAAGAGCAAGATGGAGGGAGAGCAGTTACAGTCAGATCCTGGGCTAATGGAGGAAGAGCAAACTGTAGGCCCTAAACTTTGAGCCCTTACTTTAACAAAACCTTTCTTACCACAGGTTCTAAGCGCAGTAGACGGAAGACAAACAACAAGGTTCTAGGGAGGTCCCCACTCACCATCCTGCAGGATGACAACTCCCCTGGGACCTTGACACTACGACAGGTAAAGGAAGAGGGCGTGAGAATTGTCACCAAGTAtcattatgggctggagagatggctcagcagttaagagcactggctgctcttccagaggactggggttcaattcccagcacccacatggtggctcacaaccatctctaagggatctgatgccttttgtcttgcaggcatacatgcaaatagagcgttcatatatataaatcaatcttttttttttttttttttttaaaaaaagtatccctcggggctggggatttagctcagtggtagagcgcttacctaggaagcgcaaggccctgggttcagtccccagctccgaaaaaaagaaccaaaaaaaaaaaaaaaaaaaaagtatccctCATTAAAGTGGGAGGCTGGTTTTCCCAATCCTTGCCTCTCCCTGACAGACCCCC is part of the Rattus norvegicus strain BN/NHsdMcwi chromosome 4, GRCr8, whole genome shotgun sequence genome and encodes:
- the Cdca3 gene encoding cell division cycle-associated protein 3 encodes the protein MGSTQSVSGTPARPLPRNKHVSRVADPRSPSAGIQRTPIQVESSPQPNPPAEQLNSLKQAQDPDPRSPTLGIARTPMKISGPDSQCPLVKELSEVFETEVSETEVSESISSPVLGLPQETPLSSELDLPPDPDPQVSLEDQLLPWSQTELNSKQVFAKEEAKQSTETMVSGQTSDKPSRDPETPQSSGSKRSRRKTNNKVLGRSPLTILQDDNSPGTLTLRQGKRPSALSENVKDLKEGVILGTGRFLKAGGGAWEQNEDHDKENQHFALMES
- the Cdca3 gene encoding cell division cycle-associated protein 3 isoform X2; its protein translation is MVFCSGERVFHNWPMRVCFGSANRVESSPQPNPPAEQLNSLKQAQDPDPRSPTLGIARTPMKISGPDSQCPLVKELSEVFETEVSETEVSESISSPVLGLPQETPLSSELDLPPDPDPQVSLEDQLLPWSQTELNSKQVFAKEEAKQSTETMVSGQTSDKPSRDPETPQSSGSKRSRRKTNNKVLGRSPLTILQDDNSPGTLTLRQGKRPSALSENVKDLKEGVILGTGRFLKAGGGAWEQNEDHDKENQHFALMES